The nucleotide window TTTCTCACTTAGGATTGTTCCAGTCATAGTCCAGGAATTGTCCCACTCCCTCATTCTAGACATTGCTGACCAAGGCCCCAAGAGTAGCCCCTTTAGGGGACAGAGGCTGGAGGCCTTGGCTGGCTCTGGTTATCTTGGTTCACTGAGATATGGCAAAATGGGGCTTTGGATAGTCAGGCAGGACTAGATGGGAGTACAGACCCTGAGAACTGCCAGAGCAGATTGCTGGGGTTCAGAGGGGCTCACATAAGTTGTGTGACCTCTGGCCTAGGCTCCTCTTACAAACTTTTGAGCAGGTTCTGACCAGTACCAACATGACCTTGGTAGGCTCAGAAAACCTGTTCCAGCCAAGGCTGGTGGAAGGTCATCATCCAGAAGGCTAGTCACTTACAGATACTATAGATTCTCTTCTGTGGTTAGCTGCCAATAGTGGTGGCTGGGGAGGCTAGAAATGACCATCAGAGGGAATTGATCTCTGATGGATGGTCTTTGATGCAGACCACAGTGACAGAGTTGAGAAGGGAAGTCAATCCCATTGAAAGATCTGAGAGATGTGGGGGAACACTATTCAAACACGACTAACACTGATCTTTAGTTTATTTCACtaatatatcttaaatatataatataataacatataataaaataacatttcattttagGACTGTGACAATGTGTCATGGTAGAGTTATTTGGAGTTGAATTGAAAATAGGGGAAACTGAAGTAGATTTCTAACTCAAAGAATGAATTAGAAGAATCTGGAAGAAGCGGAGTCTGTCTTGTGGTTCCTCTAGACGGAAATGGACTACCAGGGCGGGGGCAGGTCCTACGAGGTCAGGCAAGGTGGTAGCAGTGTGTACTACTTAGTGCATGGAGCCTGGATTTGTGAAGACCCTGTCTGGCCCACAGTCTTGCTGTCACTCCAGCACCTCTGCTGATGTGCAATGGACAACTTCCAGTATAGTGTCCAGCTCAGTGATCGAGAGTGGGCTGAGTTTTCTGCCACTGCTGATGAGTGTGGCCTCTTGcaggctggcctggcctctggtgACGAGCTCTTGTCCAGTGACATTGACCAAGGGGACAGCAGCGGAAGCAGCCCCCCTGGGCCCCCACCCCTCTTCACTGGGCAGCTGGCTCCCCAGGGGAGGGGACAGCAGGGCTGTGAACTGGAGGACGTGGCTACTCAGCAGCTGGTCAGCAGGTCTCAGTGTGAGCCTGTCCTGGCTCTAGAAGCCAGTCATCAGGTAGCCAGCACGTCCACACAGTCAGAAGCTCTACTGTTCCTCAGCTCAGACAGCGTCTGTCCTGGCCAGGCCTCGTCCTTCCCTGGGTCAACAATTTCCAGGGACAAGATGCAGAGGCTTTTGCAGGGCCCTGCTCCCAGATCTCCTGGTGAGCCCTCTCACAGTCCTGAGTCCCCTGGCCACAGTGCCATCCCTCAGAGTCCCACAGACAACCTTGAAGCTCCATTGCGGAACCCTGGTCGTAAGAAGAGGCGTGCCGTGGGTGCCAAGGGGGTCAAGTGCTCTGGATCTCTGGGCTCTCCTGCTGCTCAGATGAGCTCCCCACAACTTACGGAGACCAGGCCCAAGGAGGTTCTTGTGTCTGGGACATTAATGGCAAAAGACCAGCAGGATAAGCCACAGTCAGACCCTGTAGGTGCTTCTAAACTTGGCTCTAGCATCCCTGAACAGATGGCCAGACAAGAGTCAGGCTTGGATCCATCTACACCTGTTCTAATAACTGAACAAGATACACACCAGACCAGAAAGACACCCAGCGCTGAGCTACACATGACATCCAAGCCTCAGCCAGATGTCTCCATCGCCACACCAAATACGTCTCTCTCTACACATGCCTGTAAGCCTCAACCCTGCACGGCTTTGTCTAAACCTGCCTCCAAGCCTCAATTTGACATAGTTTTGTCTATACCTGTCTCCACACCTGACATGACTTTGTCCACACTTGCCTCCAAATGTCAACCTAATACAAAACAGtctacacctgcctctgcccctgacaCGGCTCTGTGCACCCCTGCCTCCATCTTTCAACCGGACAAAACTGAGTCTGCCCCTGATTGCATACCTGGACTGTGTGAGGACCTATCCACAGAAGGCTCAGAAATCAAGGCAGAAGTTTATCCCTCTGTGCCTGCCCCAGCGGTCTGTACAGATCTGCCTCATTCTGTTTCAAAGACTGAGTCTGAAGAGAGTGTGTCTATCCCTGCTACGCCTTCCTTATCCTCTGTTTCCCAGGCTGAAGCTGCCATGGTGGATACAGATGTGACTGTGTCTCCTGGAGGATACTTTGAGAAGCCAGTAGAGCAGCTCTCAGCAGGGTCCTCAGAATATTCCTCAGGGGAGCCTCGTCTAGGTCCTGCCCAAGCCCCCAAGAAGAAGAAAGTACGATTCTCCATGGCTGCACCTACCCACGAAGAATCAGGATCAGTCGAGCCTACAGGCCCACCCTTCTTAACCCCAGACTGGCCCTCAGCTCCTAGGACAGCAGCAGGGAGCCGTGGGGGGTCTGCAGCCTGGGATGCTGTGGCTGTTGGGCCCCGACTCCCCCAACCTCGGATCCTCAAgcacctgcctcctcctccatcctctgtCTCAGCAGAACCTGAGCCTGGAAGATGCTATGCAGTGACTCTCCCTGAGGCCTATGAGTTCTTCTTCTGTGATACCattgaagaggaagatgaagatgtaGAGAACGAGACAGCAGCCAGCCAAGCCCTGGATGACGTCCAGTGGCCTGACTCATGCGAGTTCTTTTTTCAGGACAGCAGAACCCAAAGGTCAAGTCGTCAGAGGGGACGCTCCCCAGTCCCACCCCCAAGGGCAGAGGCTGTGGCACTTGCTCCCCCTGGAGATTTAGTGCCTATCTCCATTCCTGAGGTCTATGAACACTTCTTTACAGAGGAAGGATTTGGGAACAGTCAGGCACCGGCCACCCGTGTCCAAGTGCAGACCTCAGAGCTCTTCAGGGAAGTAGGGCCTGAGGCATATTCCATGCCTGTGCCAGCTACGGAAGAACCTCTTAGCTTGGCAATCAGAGAAGCAGGTAGGTGCTGATCCAGGTCCTGGAAACATACTGTCCAGGGAATTAGGCCAAGAGGCTATGGGAGAGAAGCAGGAATGATCCTGATCAcctgtctgtgtggatgtgtttgtatgtatgctcTTGCATGCTCTGGGATCTGCATGAGGAAGGTTAAGTTCCTAAGCTACCCCAGGACACAGTCCAGATGGGACAGCTTGGCTTTGACACTCCAGTCCTAGGTGCCGTCAGGAACCTTCCTCCAGCTCCTACGGGCGCAGGTAATAGGGGCACATTCCCACTCAGGCCAGGCTGTATTAGGCACTGTGGAAAAATATCTCCTCTCCCCTCTGGAAACTATTTCACAAACCAGAAAACAGAAGACCCTAAAGGCAAAGCACCCAAATTGTTCTGATTCAACTATGATACATAGTATCCAGTGCCTTAAAGAAGAGAAGTCATGTGGAAGATCTGACTCAACGCATTTCTCTAGGACAGATGGTATTTTATGTCACACGTATCTCAGAGAGGAGCATCTAATGTCCTTTTCTTTCCTAGGGGAGCTACGGAATCCCCTTACTTCCTTTACATTCAGCCAGAATGACATGTGCCTAGTGTTTGTTGCCTTTGCCACTTGGGCTGTGAGAACCTCTGATCTACATGCTCCAGATGCTTGGAAAACAGGTTTGGAGGTTCTCGGGGCAGGGGGTATGATGTTTAGAAGACCTAGGGGCTATGGTTGTTTACCACATCTGCTGGGCCAGCAGGGATAAGGGTACTTGGGAGGTTCAGGCTCTCTTTGACCTTGCTTTTGTCATTGCTAACCTACTTCCAACATACTGTCCTTTGAAGGCTAGGTTATGTAGGCAGAAGGTAGCGAGAGCCAGAGCTGGCACTCAGGATATCTTGTGTCTCTCTTACAGTCTTGCTGGCCAACATTGGCACCATCTCTGCTATCCGCTACTTCCGCCGCCAGGTTGGGAGAGGGCATAATGGCAGACCAAGACCCAGTTCCAACTCAAGCCCAAGCTGCTaggagccaggctggcctggtgaGGTGTGCGGCACTGGGATGAACCCAGGTGACAAGGACAAGATGTTGTTCTTCTCCCCACCTTTGaactctgtcttctttggcatCTAGGAAGGAGCCAGTGTCCTTGGTGCTGACTGACTTGGACTCAACCTGAGGGTCCAGCCAGTGGCTAAGGCCAAGGCCATTTTCCAAACCTGAGAGGGTAGAGGTTCAGAACTGTGGGCTGAGCCAGGATCTGGGTAATAGGGCACCAGATATGCAAGTAAAAACCACAGGGCACATAGCTATATTTGAATTTACATGAAGTTCTTGAGGTGTACTTGTATGAAGAAATTATTTGTTGTTACCTGAAATCCAACTTAATTGGGCATCCTATCTTTTGTCTAGTCATAAATAAGGAATGGGCAGCAGAAGGGGACTCTACAATAAGTGTAAAATCAGAAAGGCCCCTCTGGGTCTGGGCCAAGAGGCTACTAAGTGCTTTCAAAGCTAGAGGGAAGCAGTCCAAGAACTCTGCCCTATTGAAGGCAGGCTTGGCTGGCAAGGTCCTCCAAGGCCCTGATCCCTGAGGCACTGCAGCCACAGCTTGCCTAGGCCTGGCCTGAGTCAATGACTAGgttctaggacagtggttcttaactttcctactgctgtgaccctttaatacagctcctcacgctgtggtgacccccaaccataaaactattttttgttGTGACTTCAtgcctgtaattttgctactgttatgaattgtaatgtaaatatttttggagctaGAGGGTTCCCAAGGGGATTGCAACTcacaggtggagaaccactgttctaggggATACCTCCGGGGATGGTTTCTGAGACCCTTGCAATATGGGATCTGTGGGGCAGGGCTGGATCTTCTCCAAGAGCCCTGGATACGATATACACAGAATCTGATAGTATCCTATGGAAGGATTGTCTTCTGATACTACAGGGAGCTTGAATGATGCCAAGGCTGAGAGAAGTTATAGAGTGGGGATGTAGGTGAAGGAACTGAGGTGGCACAGTGAAGACAGCACACGAAGGTCTTTAGGATGGTGGGGTACTCTGGCTGCTCAGAGGGAAACGCAGGGACACAGAACCAATAAagtctttttcttgtttatagTGTTAATCTTTCTGACCAGCCTTACCCTACACACCCAGCATTACTAGGTCTTTTGATACTCCTGCTCCTTGTGATGgctcctgacctctgaccctcgTGTCCTCTGACGTCACATGCTGAGTTTGACAACCTGACGTTTCTGGTGCTCTGTGTTTCACACTCATGCAGTTCCCCAGTTATAAGACCCGCTCCAgtactttcattctttcttccctaaAGATATAATCCCTGGGGTATCCAGGATCTCACTGATGTCCCTCACTGATTTGTTCTCTTAGTTGCTCTAGCTGCTAAAGCTGATGAGTTAGAGCCTGGTGAGAGGTGCTTCTATCCTCAGCGTTCTAGAAACTCTCTTATCCTGCTGGGGTGAGGCCCTGGTGGATCTAATGTAGGTCACAGGACTGGTATGGCTGCATACCCTTGTCCAGGTTGGCGTTGGCTGGTTATGTTTCCGAGAAGCAGCCCACCTGGGGCTCATTAGATCCACTGAATGAGTCCCATCTCCACTGGAGTCTTCCTGAGTTGTGGCCACttctggggggagggagaggaagtctTGTTCCAGTTGGGAGCCTCTTCATCTAGTAGGGATGTCAGAGACAAATCAGGGATCCGCCTTTAGGAAGTAGCACCCCTTCCCTGAAGGAGAGAAGACCCTCACTCACCTGGGGGAGGTGGCAGGGAACTAGGTGTACTTTCTCTGGCAGGGGTGACCTGGGAGCCCCAAAACACAAGTCTTAAAGCCAGCACAGATCATCCTCTTTGATCGGCCAGACTCTTGCCACTTTCTTCTCTTACTTTCTAGCTTCCTGTCCTACCTCACCGTCTCTGTCCCTGGTTTCTCCTTGGAGTCCTAGAACCCTCTATCCAACATCCCCTGATCCTGAGGCCCCCACACCAGAGTGGAGGATGTGACTTACAAGCTGAGGGAGGTCTGAAGGCCATGGCCCTCTGTTCTTGATGGAACCCCGGTGTTTCTGGGAAGCTCTGGGTTGCAGGGCACCTTTCTTGGAGAGCAAATGGGAGCCCAGAGGCCTAGGAGAGCTGGAGATTCCAGagctggagtcagagacaggcacaGACACGGAGACTGAGGGGAACGGGCTTGATAGCTCAGGTCCAGGAGATGTCTGCATCGCACAGAAGAACTGCTGGGAAAATGTGGGTTTCCTGAAGCCCTGGTCTGGGACCACTGTGAAGCCTAGGGATCCCTTGCCCAGAAACACTCCCCCATTCATAGACTTCAGGCTTCTGACATCTCCTGATCTCACTGTAGCATATCCACCTAGTAGGGCACTGACCTCATCTAGGCCTTGGAGGTCCGTAATCTTGCGGTGAGATGTAGCTGGTGGTGTGTAGGGATCAGCATAGAGCGGGGACTGTGGAATATCTGAAGAGTGGTCCTGAGCCTCTGAGCTGCTGTCTAAGTCCAGCTCACTCACCTACAAGAAGGAGATACATGGGTTCCCTCAGTTAGATGCAGCAAGAACTTCTGTCTTCAGAACAcgaggtctctgtgtgttccatCTGGACAAgcaaggaagaagaagcagaagggatAGTGGCCTGGGTTCAGGGTACGTAGTGGGCTCACCTTGGTTAGGTCCAGGTGCAGGGGCAGTGGGACAGCTGAGCCAGATACTTCCCTTCGAACTTTGCCCCTGGGAGACTGGCTACTGCCACTGTGCCTCAGCTCTGTCTTCTTTCGACCAGTGCTGACACAGTTAGAGTTGGTTTGGTTCTGTGGATACCAAGAACCATCCAGAAAGATCTCCAGGGCTTCTTTCCCACatactcttcttcttttttttttttttttttttttttggattttc belongs to Microtus pennsylvanicus isolate mMicPen1 chromosome 13, mMicPen1.hap1, whole genome shotgun sequence and includes:
- the Perm1 gene encoding PGC-1 and ERR-induced regulator in muscle protein 1, giving the protein MDNFQYSVQLSDREWAEFSATADECGLLQAGLASGDELLSSDIDQGDSSGSSPPGPPPLFTGQLAPQGRGQQGCELEDVATQQLVSRSQCEPVLALEASHQVASTSTQSEALLFLSSDSVCPGQASSFPGSTISRDKMQRLLQGPAPRSPGEPSHSPESPGHSAIPQSPTDNLEAPLRNPGRKKRRAVGAKGVKCSGSLGSPAAQMSSPQLTETRPKEVLVSGTLMAKDQQDKPQSDPVGASKLGSSIPEQMARQESGLDPSTPVLITEQDTHQTRKTPSAELHMTSKPQPDVSIATPNTSLSTHACKPQPCTALSKPASKPQFDIVLSIPVSTPDMTLSTLASKCQPNTKQSTPASAPDTALCTPASIFQPDKTESAPDCIPGLCEDLSTEGSEIKAEVYPSVPAPAVCTDLPHSVSKTESEESVSIPATPSLSSVSQAEAAMVDTDVTVSPGGYFEKPVEQLSAGSSEYSSGEPRLGPAQAPKKKKVRFSMAAPTHEESGSVEPTGPPFLTPDWPSAPRTAAGSRGGSAAWDAVAVGPRLPQPRILKHLPPPPSSVSAEPEPGRCYAVTLPEAYEFFFCDTIEEEDEDVENETAASQALDDVQWPDSCEFFFQDSRTQRSSRQRGRSPVPPPRAEAVALAPPGDLVPISIPEVYEHFFTEEGFGNSQAPATRVQVQTSELFREVGPEAYSMPVPATEEPLSLAIREAGELRNPLTSFTFSQNDMCLVFVAFATWAVRTSDLHAPDAWKTVLLANIGTISAIRYFRRQVGRGHNGRPRPSSNSSPSC